The Algoriphagus sanaruensis genome window below encodes:
- a CDS encoding NUDIX hydrolase, with the protein MNFDKVRSILEKKLNEKLPGHEAHLLMAPKPVDMRRFSSSPKVGSRSSSVLILMYPDQNRTFFPLIKRPTYPGVHSGQVAFPGGKMEESDRDIFHTALREAEEEIGVSQKEIQILGSLTSLYIPASNFLVHPVIGFTTNPPNWIPDQKEVERVIATDIHQLIQPETKRETILEPVINLKLQTPYFDIQGEIVWGATAMILSELIEIIQS; encoded by the coding sequence ATGAATTTTGATAAAGTCAGATCAATTCTTGAAAAAAAGCTCAACGAGAAACTTCCCGGCCATGAAGCACATCTACTCATGGCACCAAAGCCAGTGGATATGCGAAGATTTTCCTCAAGCCCCAAAGTAGGAAGTCGATCGAGTAGTGTTTTGATATTGATGTATCCTGATCAAAATCGCACCTTTTTTCCACTGATTAAGAGACCCACTTATCCAGGCGTCCATAGTGGACAGGTTGCATTTCCAGGAGGAAAAATGGAAGAGTCTGACCGAGATATTTTTCATACAGCTTTGCGGGAAGCTGAAGAAGAAATTGGAGTGTCGCAAAAAGAAATTCAGATTTTAGGCTCATTAACCAGTTTATATATCCCTGCAAGTAATTTTTTGGTACACCCAGTGATTGGATTTACTACTAATCCTCCCAACTGGATTCCAGATCAAAAAGAAGTCGAACGAGTGATTGCTACCGATATTCATCAGCTTATTCAGCCTGAGACTAAAAGAGAAACGATTTTAGAACCTGTTATTAACCTTAAATTACAAACGCCTTATTTTGATATCCAAGGTGAAATAGTCTGGGGCGCAACGGCCATGATATTGAGTGAATTGATTGAGATTATTCAATCTTAA
- the aceK gene encoding bifunctional isocitrate dehydrogenase kinase/phosphatase — translation MPRRALPLAQKIFEGFLTYTESFKTYTRLAPLYFAQRNWPATQLNHRQRLRLYKDLLFQLTIVFKEMLGEDSGSREIWTLIQQEYQEMIKDRPDVELAETFFNSVFRKTFPNNPLDEDLMYVMEGYNACEIRENSELLRTYPASLGLEKIVRMILDDYDFGAPFMDKEADIRLLVEAIKKVILTRYQVEVGTRTQLLKSVFYRNKAAYLVGRTYVGNKWMPFIIPFLHGPKGIYVDTLIFDPNLMSHLFSFTRSYFMVEAEVPSQIIGFLKSVIPHKYVHELYNAIGFNKHGKTLFYRDFLHHLDQSKDQFVVAPGIKGMVMTVFTLPSLNIVFKMIKDHFEPPKTMTRQEVREKYKLVSLHDRVGRMADTHEFEHFKIPLPRVSPDLLKELRNTTNSLLKIQDGYLIIKHLYTERRLIPLNIFLENCSTKEGIKAVEDYGRAILQLAQANIFPGDMLTKNFGLTRQKRVIFYDYDEIEFLEHMNFRSKPKPETFEQIYSPEPWYDIHKNDVFPEDFKRWMIGREDLKSHFLEYHKDLFDPHYWQSLQQKIRQGELIHAHPYPEEIRFRPHEPS, via the coding sequence ATGCCTAGACGCGCTTTACCACTTGCTCAAAAGATTTTTGAAGGGTTTTTAACCTATACTGAGTCATTTAAGACCTACACTCGTTTGGCACCTCTTTATTTTGCCCAAAGAAATTGGCCTGCAACTCAACTTAACCACCGACAAAGACTTCGGCTTTACAAGGACTTACTGTTTCAGTTAACCATTGTATTCAAAGAAATGCTGGGAGAGGACAGCGGAAGTCGGGAAATCTGGACTTTAATCCAGCAAGAATATCAGGAAATGATTAAAGATAGGCCTGACGTCGAACTTGCGGAGACCTTTTTTAATTCAGTCTTTCGGAAAACTTTCCCCAACAATCCGCTTGACGAAGACCTCATGTATGTCATGGAAGGATATAATGCCTGCGAAATCCGTGAAAATTCTGAACTTCTTAGAACTTACCCCGCCTCCCTGGGATTGGAAAAAATCGTTCGGATGATCCTGGATGACTATGATTTTGGAGCACCTTTCATGGACAAAGAAGCTGATATCAGGCTATTGGTTGAAGCTATCAAAAAGGTCATTCTCACCAGATATCAAGTAGAAGTAGGAACTCGAACCCAACTCTTGAAATCCGTTTTTTACCGAAACAAAGCAGCCTATCTGGTGGGACGGACCTATGTTGGAAATAAATGGATGCCCTTTATTATCCCATTTTTGCACGGCCCTAAAGGAATCTATGTTGACACGTTGATTTTTGATCCAAATCTGATGAGTCACCTGTTCAGTTTTACCAGATCTTATTTCATGGTCGAAGCTGAAGTCCCTTCACAAATAATCGGATTCCTTAAATCGGTCATTCCCCACAAATATGTCCACGAACTCTACAATGCGATTGGATTTAACAAGCATGGAAAAACTCTTTTTTACCGTGACTTTCTTCACCACCTAGACCAAAGTAAGGATCAGTTTGTCGTGGCACCAGGAATAAAAGGAATGGTGATGACGGTGTTCACTTTGCCTTCCTTAAATATTGTGTTCAAAATGATCAAGGATCATTTTGAACCCCCAAAAACTATGACTCGACAGGAAGTTCGGGAAAAATACAAACTAGTTTCCCTTCATGATCGGGTGGGAAGAATGGCAGACACTCACGAGTTTGAACACTTTAAAATCCCCTTGCCACGCGTCAGTCCTGATCTATTAAAGGAATTAAGAAATACCACAAACTCATTACTTAAAATCCAAGATGGATATTTGATAATCAAACATTTATACACCGAGAGAAGATTAATTCCTTTAAATATTTTTTTAGAAAATTGTTCGACCAAAGAAGGGATCAAAGCAGTAGAAGACTATGGTCGTGCAATCCTTCAATTGGCCCAAGCCAATATTTTCCCGGGTGATATGTTGACCAAAAACTTTGGACTTACCCGACAAAAGCGAGTGATCTTTTACGATTACGACGAGATTGAATTTTTGGAACACATGAACTTTCGATCAAAACCCAAACCAGAGACTTTTGAGCAAATCTATTCTCCGGAACCTTGGTATGACATTCATAAAAACGATGTTTTTCCTGAAGATTTCAAGCGGTGGATGATTGGTCGGGAAGATCTTAAAAGTCATTTTCTAGAATACCACAAAGACTTGTTTGATCCTCACTATTGGCAATCGCTGCAGCAAAAAATAAGACAGGGAGAATTGATTCATGCTCATCCCTATCCAGAAGAAATTCGATTTAGACCACATGAACCCTCTTAA
- a CDS encoding alpha/beta hydrolase — translation MSSDFLNLIDQTTLTKQIILLTDEDDSRPVYISGNFNNWATQDARFQLKRVESGKYEFTFPDSSDFQGELIYKFTKGDWSEVEIDRYGNRTPNRHWNNQETTRIERVAKWRKNWLPYRPSQLPQIHLISEEFEIPQLNKTRKIWALLPHDYETSDLSYPVLYLQDAQNLFNENAEFGNWQIDKKLAVMSDYGIGKIIIIAIEHGESERLQEYNVGKTLLGKGQGKQYIRFITDTLKPFVDRTFRTKPDREFTGIGGSSMGGLVSIFSGLMYPEVFGKLMIFSPSLWVIPKIKLGFLDFFEPMETRIYLYAGGDESETMVEHVTKFRKRLLKRESLQGKMNVRLSINEHGKHNESYWSDEFPKAIEWLFFSTKSE, via the coding sequence ATGTCCTCGGATTTTCTCAATCTTATCGATCAAACTACCCTAACCAAGCAAATTATCCTCTTGACTGACGAGGATGACTCACGCCCCGTCTATATCTCCGGAAATTTCAACAATTGGGCAACTCAAGATGCTCGATTTCAATTAAAGCGAGTTGAATCTGGAAAATATGAATTCACTTTTCCGGATTCTTCAGACTTTCAAGGAGAATTGATTTACAAATTTACGAAAGGGGATTGGTCAGAAGTTGAAATCGATCGGTATGGAAATCGAACACCCAATCGCCATTGGAACAATCAGGAAACTACCCGAATTGAACGGGTTGCGAAATGGAGAAAAAACTGGCTGCCCTATCGTCCATCTCAATTACCCCAAATCCATTTGATTTCAGAGGAATTTGAAATTCCTCAATTGAATAAAACCAGAAAAATCTGGGCACTTCTCCCCCACGACTACGAGACTAGCGACCTTTCCTACCCAGTCCTCTATCTCCAAGATGCTCAAAACTTGTTCAATGAAAACGCTGAGTTTGGTAATTGGCAGATTGATAAAAAACTGGCGGTCATGTCAGATTACGGGATTGGAAAAATCATCATTATAGCTATCGAACATGGGGAATCTGAGCGATTGCAAGAATACAACGTAGGTAAAACCCTACTTGGAAAAGGTCAAGGAAAACAATACATCCGATTTATTACCGATACTTTAAAACCTTTTGTTGACCGGACTTTTCGAACCAAGCCAGATCGGGAATTCACCGGAATCGGAGGAAGTTCGATGGGTGGATTAGTCAGCATTTTCTCAGGCTTGATGTATCCGGAAGTCTTTGGGAAGTTGATGATTTTCTCACCATCCCTTTGGGTGATCCCAAAAATCAAACTAGGGTTTCTTGACTTTTTCGAACCTATGGAAACCCGAATTTACCTGTATGCAGGCGGGGATGAAAGCGAAACGATGGTCGAGCACGTGACCAAATTCCGCAAGCGACTCCTCAAAAGAGAATCCCTTCAAGGAAAAATGAATGTGAGGCTTTCCATCAATGAGCATGGAAAACACAACGAATCCTATTGGAGTGACGAATTTCCAAAGGCTATTGAATGGCTATTTTTCAGTACTAAATCAGAATAA
- a CDS encoding leucyl aminopeptidase family protein, whose amino-acid sequence MNIKTNPKSKSEGYLRVIPTIQNDWEKLKDSMVELSQIPAILFSGEKDTKHIFSIDNQLIYVLGLGNEPEYKSTENAFRRIISQHKSLISKGISLEFPSEFPTHLIEPALVGLQLGVYNLGFYKKDQAKNSNDPKVEVHYDQKGIKSLVDRAQKIAQAKMEAFKLVDLPPNKITPENLGSWAKNAGKKYGFETKVFEPKKAKSEGLEAFLTVGRGSAKEPRFIIMEYKGPKSQFHLGLVGKGVTFDTGGLNIKTQGMHHMKSDMGGAAAVLATIQLVSDLKLPITLTAIVPAVENAIDKDAYLPSEVIGSHAGLSIEVIDTDAEGRLILADGLSYLVQNYKPEQVINLATLTGSSIGTFGYECAALFSNDGGLSHGLQQAGEAVGEKSWPLPLWDSYGKEMDSEIADIKNYHGKPFAGAITAAKFLQAFIHEHSSWAHLDIAGVAFGDSEFAKTKSGTAYGVSLLLRYIEDQL is encoded by the coding sequence ATGAATATCAAAACTAATCCCAAATCAAAATCTGAGGGCTATTTGAGAGTCATCCCCACTATCCAAAACGATTGGGAAAAACTCAAAGACTCAATGGTTGAATTGAGCCAAATTCCAGCAATTCTTTTTTCAGGAGAAAAAGATACTAAGCATATTTTTTCAATAGATAATCAGCTGATTTATGTGTTGGGATTGGGAAATGAACCTGAATATAAATCCACAGAAAACGCGTTTAGAAGAATAATTTCTCAGCATAAATCCCTGATCTCAAAAGGTATTTCTCTTGAATTCCCTTCCGAATTTCCTACCCATCTTATTGAACCTGCATTGGTGGGACTCCAACTAGGCGTTTACAATTTGGGCTTTTATAAAAAAGATCAAGCTAAGAATTCAAACGACCCAAAAGTTGAAGTTCATTATGATCAAAAAGGAATAAAATCACTTGTTGATCGTGCCCAAAAAATTGCCCAGGCAAAAATGGAAGCATTCAAGCTCGTGGATTTGCCTCCCAATAAAATCACTCCTGAAAATTTGGGTTCCTGGGCAAAAAATGCCGGAAAAAAGTATGGGTTTGAAACCAAAGTTTTCGAACCTAAAAAAGCAAAATCCGAAGGTTTGGAAGCATTTCTGACCGTGGGTCGAGGATCAGCTAAAGAACCTAGATTCATCATCATGGAATATAAAGGGCCTAAAAGCCAATTTCATTTAGGTCTGGTAGGAAAAGGGGTGACATTTGATACAGGCGGATTGAATATCAAAACTCAAGGGATGCATCACATGAAATCAGACATGGGTGGAGCAGCTGCAGTACTGGCTACCATTCAATTGGTATCAGACCTCAAGCTTCCGATTACCTTGACTGCGATTGTTCCTGCGGTAGAAAATGCCATCGACAAAGATGCCTATCTTCCTTCAGAAGTGATCGGAAGTCATGCTGGATTGAGCATTGAGGTCATTGATACAGATGCAGAAGGAAGGTTAATCTTAGCGGATGGACTCTCCTATTTGGTACAAAATTATAAACCTGAGCAAGTCATCAACTTGGCAACTTTGACGGGAAGTAGCATTGGAACCTTTGGCTATGAATGTGCTGCGCTCTTCTCGAATGATGGAGGTCTTTCACATGGGCTTCAACAGGCAGGTGAAGCCGTGGGAGAAAAATCCTGGCCACTTCCACTTTGGGATTCCTATGGAAAAGAAATGGACTCCGAAATTGCAGACATCAAAAATTACCATGGAAAACCCTTTGCTGGAGCCATCACTGCTGCGAAATTCCTTCAAGCCTTTATCCATGAGCATTCTTCTTGGGCTCATTTGGACATTGCGGGAGTAGCTTTTGGAGATTCGGAATTTGCCAAAACGAAGTCAGGAACAGCCTATGGCGTGAGTCTTTTACTTCGATACATTGAAGATCAGCTTTAA
- a CDS encoding ATP-grasp domain-containing protein gives MSQFKTFLCISNYFKGNAFLTSLKKQGNRVYLITTEQLREKPWAFEYIDEVFYMPGQDLDWDMDLLLKGVGGLMKENKIDAIIALDDYDVEKAAFLRENFRIPGMGQTTGRYFRDKLAMRIQAKDAGIRVPAFSSLFHNEDINHFADTVSPPWVLKPRSEASAHGIMKVFSKEELWQKVNELGDNRIYYLVEQFKPGDVYHADGLQYQGKTLFLTVSKYLATPMEISQGGGIFRSANISYGSKDDKAIKKVNESIMKAFGLKNGASHTEFIKCHEDGQIYFLETASRVGGAHLAEMVEAATGINLWEEWAKIEDAVAKNKSYTIPKTRSDYAGIVLTLSKFEHPDLSSFDAPEVCFRVPLDYHAGLIVKSEHQQRVLDLLDEYAKRFTRELSTKADAPEVKKFH, from the coding sequence ATGAGCCAATTCAAGACTTTTCTTTGTATCTCCAATTATTTCAAAGGAAATGCTTTCCTGACTTCCTTGAAAAAACAAGGTAATCGAGTCTATTTAATTACAACCGAACAACTTCGAGAAAAGCCTTGGGCTTTTGAATACATCGATGAAGTTTTCTATATGCCTGGTCAGGATCTGGATTGGGATATGGATCTCCTGCTCAAGGGAGTTGGTGGATTGATGAAGGAAAATAAGATTGACGCCATCATTGCTTTAGATGATTATGACGTGGAAAAAGCCGCTTTTCTCAGGGAAAATTTTCGAATTCCAGGAATGGGCCAGACCACTGGCAGATATTTTAGAGATAAGTTGGCGATGCGGATTCAAGCTAAAGATGCTGGAATTCGAGTACCTGCTTTTTCCTCACTTTTTCACAATGAAGACATCAATCATTTTGCTGACACCGTTTCTCCTCCATGGGTTTTAAAACCACGTTCCGAAGCCTCAGCTCATGGAATTATGAAAGTGTTTTCCAAAGAAGAACTTTGGCAGAAGGTGAATGAGCTAGGCGATAATCGAATTTACTATTTGGTCGAACAGTTCAAGCCAGGGGATGTGTATCATGCCGATGGCTTACAATACCAAGGAAAAACCTTGTTTTTGACAGTTTCTAAGTACTTGGCCACTCCCATGGAAATTTCGCAAGGAGGAGGAATATTCAGATCAGCTAATATTTCCTATGGCTCCAAGGACGACAAGGCCATCAAAAAAGTCAATGAAAGCATCATGAAGGCTTTTGGTTTGAAAAATGGAGCATCCCATACCGAATTCATCAAATGCCATGAGGATGGACAAATCTATTTTTTAGAAACAGCATCTCGAGTTGGGGGTGCACATTTGGCTGAAATGGTGGAAGCAGCCACTGGAATCAATCTTTGGGAGGAATGGGCTAAAATTGAAGATGCAGTCGCAAAAAACAAAAGCTATACTATCCCAAAAACAAGATCCGATTATGCAGGAATTGTTCTAACACTTTCCAAGTTTGAACACCCCGACTTAAGCAGTTTTGATGCTCCGGAAGTATGCTTTAGAGTTCCTTTAGACTATCATGCAGGCTTGATCGTGAAATCTGAACATCAGCAGCGGGTTCTTGATCTTTTGGATGAATATGCAAAACGATTCACCAGAGAATTAAGCACTAAGGCTGATGCCCCTGAGGTCAAAAAATTTCACTGA